The Ziziphus jujuba cultivar Dongzao chromosome 1, ASM3175591v1 genome segment atatgaCACAatcttgttatattatattttaaaataatatttattataaaatatatatttttttataatatattaactataataaattttataaaatagcattataaataacaaatataaataatatatatatatatatatataaagaacctattttataaaaataaagttttcttttatattttagaaatactttatctctttttttgtaggtctttatgttttcttattaatctcttaaatatGCAcagattcttatttttattttttaaacagttacatatgcatttttataataatctattcaattttaattttacatattcaatttttctattgatttttatttatttatttatttattttaagaatatttaaattgtatttaaagagttttattgttatttttaaaaaattgcatttgcaattttttttaaaaagtttttactaatttattaaagaaataaaatcgctttttttaaataatcaatttatattttaaattatataaaattacattttatatttttatttttgttaaatttttgacAGAAAAGTCAACAGAAAacttatgataaataataataataaaaaaaataatctttatttgttatttatttatttttaaaaatggtgTTCCTCTGTTGCCACTCGTCGCAGTTTCTTGTATTCAAAAACCAAAAGGTGACATGCAAAGGCTGTCTCCAAACAGACACCTGTCCTTTCGACCATCCCAACCGCCACAACAACCCAAATGTTTCGTACCAAAAACATTCCTCCCAATCTCATATCCTTTTTTTTCCATGTTAATTTCACTCCATTGTTTCTGTTCCAAATCAAAGATCAaatatggagaagaagaagaataaggtATTTCTTGGAGTACAAAAGAAAAGACCCACTAAGCCAAACAAAAACAAGTTGCTCAACAAAGTCTTGGACTATCTCATGTCTAACTCTTACTTGTTTGCTCCTCTCATTTCTTCCTCACCCAACTCTGCTCTTTCTTCTGCTACAGGTTTTCATTGCTTTTAATTTGCTTTGTCTattgcattgtttttttttttttttttttttttaatgggtttacTATATGGTTGAgtatgatggttttttttgttcttatagCAGTGAAACAGAAACAAACCGCTAAAGAAAAATGTAATAAGAGGTTTCTCAAAAAGGTTGAGGAATATCTCAAGTCTGATTCTTACATGTATGCTTCCTTGGTTTTTCCTCCCCAACCTCAATCTATCAGAGATCACTCAAATGGTATCAAATGCTTCCTCCAccctttcttgttctttttgcacCAGTTTAATACATGTGGTTGATCTAGGATTTCTTCCTTTTTGTTAGTATTTGTTCCCCTTTTTGTTCTGGGTGAGGAAATTGCTTATTAGTTTTTTAGTTATCCATTGACTGTGATCTAGATTCTTGAATTGGGGTTGAGAACATGAGCATTGCTTAATATGTTATGATGTATAAGAAAAATTAGAGAATCAAACAGATACTTGAGGAAAGTAAATACAGATTGGAAATTGGAACATATTCCAGATTTATGCTAAGGTGTACATCACATAGAAGGTGTAATTTCTGTGTCTAGTTGGTTACCTTTAGTAGTCATTTGGTAATGCGCTGATTttcgtttgtttgtttttctaacTAGTTAGGCGTAATTTGcttacttcattttttttttttttaagtattagtTAGTGGTAGTTAAAATTTGTTAGACATCTCATAAAACTATAAACTtgaaggaaatgaaaaatgaaaaataaaaacataacaaaacaaaaccaatacCAAAAACCAACACAATTTgatattatgttttaatttggtGTCCTTGAGTAATATAGTCAATCAAGGTGTCAACATATAACTACAACTAATTAACACTAACAAATATTTGAGGTAATCAAATTACACACAATTagttaaaaaaaccaaaaacaaaaaatcaacatgCTATCAAACCTTAAGAAACATGTGTTTGCACGTGTGTGTGGCGGTTCATATGTTCTAGTGAAGTTGAATGTAACAATTGCTAAAAGAAGTATTTTCAAGTGCAAACCATCCATGTTTCCAATGCCAGATTTTTCCATTTCTCTTTTAGTAAGGAGAGGCCAATGCTTAATGTTACATCTCCATACTTCTTAAGATGCCAAGTATCGATCTAGGCCTGTGGAAACCTGACAGGTATTGGATTATGCGGTTGTGGTATAATGTCTAACGCCAAggtgtatatatttaatttaatacacaaaaagataaaatatacttGCTTGAGATGTTTGAGGAGTCTGTTTACTAGCTTTTTACCTTACTCAAACCCTTGTAAACTTGCAGCTAGTATGAAAGTGATGGATCGAACATAATTTGGTATTGCCACATATGCCTCCTACTTAAAATGTGTAATAACAAAACTTAATCTTTCTCATTTTTGtagtttttaaagaaaatcatcTAAAAGGAAAATGTTTCATTGATTGTGGTCAAACTTCAGTGAAGTCCCAAGACTTGCAGAAAATTCTATTACCCTGTGCTTTCCATGGAAAAgccttatatttgtatttatgttatgtagATAATGTATTATACACGTATGCACCTTTTTGTGGTGTTATAGTTGAACTTGTAGAATCAGGTAACAGTTGAAACTCGAGATAGTTTTCCTTCTCCAAGCCCATGTATAAAAAACACAATTAGCAGCTTTACCTTGTATAGGacaaccatttcatgctgctgtATCAGCATTCAGGTTTATCTGGTAGTCGAATAAGATGATACAATACTTTGAAGGAAATTCATATCATCTTGCTGAAGTTACATTTTGAAGGATATGTCAATGTCCTTTAAAAGCTTTTGCTTCCAAAAGAATGAAGACGTCATGAATATTTTTTGACTCTTAATGCAAAAGTTGCTCTCAGATTGTATAGCTCCCTTACTAATATTCATTTTGGAATGAAGAGAAAatgtatattattgatttttatttatgttgatTTTTCATATGTAGTTTTTATGATCTAAAACAGAATAGCCTAGCACTTTTCatattccaaaaaatatatgaacaaGCAATTTTTGGCAATTCTCTTCCTCCCCTGGTTATTACCTTTTCTAATAGTAATTCAGGATGTTTTTGCTTTCTTGAAGTAAACAAGGAAGCAAAATATGATGTGGCTGGGAATAGTATCTACCATATGGAAATTTGGGATATTCTCGAAATTTACTTGTTCTAGATGCTTGTGACTGCATTTATAAGCAAGTTTGTTGATGAGTGAGAATATAGAAGACAacagatatatatacatgtgaataAGTATTTGTTGGATTTGAAAACCATCTAATTAAGTAGGTAAAAAATGCTAGTTAATATTCAATTCTAATTTGAGCATTAATACAGTTTGCTGagtaaaaaattttacatgaaACCAACCATTGCAAAACATTATGTCCTGTTATTATAATAGGCAAGATGTTTGAGGATTCTATCCAGGATTATAGTTGATAGTTAGTGCATTACCAGGTTATTTTGGAATTAGCTATTAGACAATTAGCTTTAAAATTGTTACATTCACAAAATTGTGTCCAGAAAAAATTTTACATGAAACCAACTGTGATGCAAAACATTATGTTCTGTTATTATGATAGGCAAGATATTTGAGGATTCTATCCAGGATCATAGTTGATAGTTGGCGCCTTACCaggttttttatgttttggaaTTAGCAATTAGctttaaaattgttatattcACATAATTGTGTCCAGAAAAATAATTCTGAGGCACTATCGGTATCCTGTAGATTACAAAGTTATTTTACAAGTAGAATTGCTTAGAATTTATGCTTAGTTAAACTTGTGTTCCAACCTAATTCAGCTAATGGCAGTTATAAAATCCGAGAATTGTAGGTTAAGCTGTAATAGACCAAACTAAACCTTGTTCAGCAGCATGCATGTGGGACTTGGAATAGGCTCGTATTATATATGCCTGATAAACATTAGAAAATCTAATTGTTTTATAATGTTAAAGATTCAGAGCTTTCTGAAATTCCTCTGCTAAGGAGCTGCATTGTTCAGATATATATTTCATCTTGCTGATTATAAAAGGATAACTTCCTCTCTTTCCATTTCCTATTTTCATAAACTGTTTCTTAATCATTATTGCTGTCCTGATATATTGCCTTGTGGAAGTATAAATGACTAAAATTTATAGGAATCAGTTGTTAGAGATAATTTCTTCAcagttttttttgttgttgatcTTTGAAGTCTTAATATATTATTCCGTTCTGTCATAAAACTTATTGAATTCCAGGATCTCTACAGTACTGTAGGAGCACTGCGATGGAAGTTCCAATAAGAACATCAATTTTGAGAGACAACCAATTGACAAATGAGATAGCGCCGAGCCAAGCCTCCAAGGATCATACTCCTTCAAAAATTATCTTGGATAAGCATTCTTTGGTGCACAAGGAAACAGTCAAGCACATGATTTGCCAGAATTGCGGATCTTCATCAAGAGGTCACATTCTTTCGCATACAAAATGTTGCGCTGCCCTGTCAACTTGATTCATTATTCAATCAATCTTTTCTTAAGAACCGTTTATTTGATTCAACTTTGGCATGCATAGAACATTATTGAGTTCTGTATTTTGTCATGGCTCCATTGCTTCTTTTTGGAAATAGTTTGTGGACAAAATGTGGGAGGGACAATGATAAATGCAATATGCGGTACACATACATTGGACATGTGCATTGGTTTGATGTCTAACAGGACCGTTGGAAATTAACTAATCAATAACTGAAGTTGACACATAAAAATCAGTTGATTGAAATTCGATCATTATCAAACATGGCTTGATATAAATTTGTTGTACCCTATATACGAAGATATTGATGTTGCGTTGAAGTGATTATTGCActatcatatatttatattagattGTCCGGTTCTCGTGTTGTTTTTATGTGGAAGAGATCGATCCCCAGAATGACAATTTAATTATTGGTTTGCTAGTAACAATTATtggttcaaaattattattccaTACATAAGAACTTctaatggttttttttatttgttctattATCACAGGGTAAAGGATGCTCAGCTCACAGCTTAGGAAGTTTTGCTGACTCAACTGATACGCCATACATGAAACAGTTCAGTAACTATGAATCACAGGTTCCATCATATGGTCATAATGTTGTGAATTTGGTTAGGGTTCTTACTGTAGGTATTATCTCCTGTATgcttttagataaaataattagtgTAACTATATCAGGTTTCTCGCTGGTTCAcaaattttatgttaaaagAGTTCTCTGTTGAATAAGTTAAAAAGCAGTACAAATTTACACAATGAGCAATGCAATTATTTACTATGCAAGGTTGGAATTGATGaatttcttgataattttgaatGGACATGAAAGGGAGGCATTAAGCTATAGGAGTATAGTAATTGACGCATAAGGGTAAACCTATATTGGATTCTAAATTGGTCTTTTCAAGAAAGGCCCAATAGAAGTCTGTGACTTTAGTCTATTCGTTATCCAACTAGATCTAATCTgaaaaggtatattttgatcaaGGCCTTgtgtaatataatttttgcttctgcttttttaaaaatattttttgagaaaattattcTTCCTTGTTTTTTATTAGAAGGGTTTTTAAAAGCCTAAAACACTTCATGAAAATTGACATAACATTTCCTAATGTCGTTTTGagcttaaaaactatttttaactCCTTGTAAACTATGCCAAATAAAGCCTACATGAGCATACCCTGAATAGTGCGCTTTTGAATGAATGGTTGAATGGCGTCGCCTCAAATAAGTTGCAACTTTAAACAGTTTTTCCCTTTGAATGATTTGACTGATCACCATGTTGAGGATTTGACAATCACAAATATGTATTATAGAAAGTTGGTTGGAACTTGAAAGAAGCAGAGGCATGAAAAACAATGTGGTATATTGCAGAGATATGGTTGTCAAGGATGTAACCTTTGGGAGTGTCACTTTCTTGGGGGTTGAGTAAAGTTCTTCCCCTTTTTTATATCTTCCACGAGGGGGGAGTTGTAATCAGTACTCAGTATCTTATCTGTTAGATCTGTCCTTGTTTTTTCCGGGTTCTGAAAGGTCTATATCATAGCTTTAAAACAGGCAACAGTTTTTAGTTTCAAAGGTTTGGGCTTTGGTTCTGTACATGTTGAATTTCCTTACAGTTGTTTGCTTAATGACACCCGAAAAACCATGAAAGTAAAACTATTTCCAACGATTTCAATATTTCATAAATGTAGAGTCGGTTGAGAATTGTGGTAAAACTATACATATCTATGTTTTGGGATGTGGGGTTTTGGAGAAAGCGTTTTAAGGTGTATTACAAAGAAGCAGAATTTTCCAGTGTAAATGATGAATATGTGCgagttttcattttcattattaaaGTAACGTACCCTGTACTCATGTGCAATTGTCTGCTTTCTTCACTCTATATTCCTCATGTTGCTATGTCTTTCCCTTGACCCTtccaataattataaataaataaaaaataataaaataaaaagcccTTGTCCAAAAGGCTGAACTACATTGATAGACTTGCTTGCTAACTcagtaaccttttttttttttttcttttttttctttttttgggtgtgtGGAAGGATAGGATATTTATGTTCAATAGTATCAGCAATTTTAATTAATGAACCATATTTGCGGCCTAAACTGTTGGTTGGCCTGGACTAGGAATTTTGATGTAAAGTTGGGAGCCTTTTAGAGATTTTGGAGAAATTTGAATATTGTGATATCAACAAGCGGTGGATGAGTTGGGGAGATTGATGATTGATTGATTGTAAAAGCcaagataag includes the following:
- the LOC107419177 gene encoding uncharacterized protein LOC107419177 isoform X1, encoding MEKKKNKVFLGVQKKRPTKPNKNKLLNKVLDYLMSNSYLFAPLISSSPNSALSSATAVKQKQTAKEKCNKRFLKKVEEYLKSDSYMYASLVFPPQPQSIRDHSNGSLQYCRSTAMEVPIRTSILRDNQLTNEIAPSQASKDHTPSKIILDKHSLVHKETVKHMICQNCGSSSRG
- the LOC107419177 gene encoding uncharacterized protein LOC107419177 isoform X2; the protein is MEKKKNKVFLGVQKKRPTKPNKNKLLNKVLDYLMSNSYLFAPLISSSPNSALSSATVKQKQTAKEKCNKRFLKKVEEYLKSDSYMYASLVFPPQPQSIRDHSNGSLQYCRSTAMEVPIRTSILRDNQLTNEIAPSQASKDHTPSKIILDKHSLVHKETVKHMICQNCGSSSRG